A single Thermoflexus sp. DNA region contains:
- the mutS gene encoding DNA mismatch repair protein MutS, whose product MSAETPMLAQYRRIKARFPDAIVMFRLGDFYEMFEEDAKIAARELELALTSRSFSKDVRLPMAGVPANHVTSYIGKLIAKGYKVAVVEQLEDPKKVRRLVKRDVVRVITPGTVVEEALLRDRLENYLAAIAPSPDGRAFGLAAMDLSTGEFFTTQLEGPEAESLLLEELARLNPAELVLPESRARDEAWVSRLKGERTVRISPIPDAAFDPDEARRSLLEHFRVPSLQPYGCEGWPWAIAAAGAALHYVKTSQISDLRHLRHLSTYHRDAYMGLDPITRRNLELTETIRERRIEGSLFSVLNHTVTAMGARLLRRWLLQPLVDIEAIRMRLDAVEELVRDGLLRQDLRRLLDGLYDVERLVGRIGFGNANARDLVALKRTLQRIPQIRSRLLWVQSARLQALRDELDPCVEVVSLIDRAIVEDPPILLREGGLIKPGYHEELDRLRRAEEEGRRWLAELEQRERARTGIDTLRVRYNEVFGFFIEVPRSKANQVPPDYERRATITHAERFVTPELKARETEILATQERIEDLEYELFVEVRGRVAEHIERLQGVARRLAELDVYQALAEAAARYGYTRPMVEDSDRIEIREGRHPMVERYLPPGEPFVPNDAELNPSRRLIILTGPNLSGKSVYIRQVALIALMAQMGSFVPARSARIGVVDRLFARVGASDDITAGISTFMAEMLETAYILHHATPRSLVILDEVGRGTSTYDGMSLAWAVAEALHDEIRARTLFATHYLELTRLVDHLEGAVNMTMAVKEVGDQVVFLRRVVPGAADKSYGIHVAQLAGLPERVIRRARQVLEELEGKRGERDLPALHRERPPARPEEFEEVRHLLQELLGLDLVNMTPLQALLTLNDLQGRLRQLVRNS is encoded by the coding sequence ATGAGCGCGGAGACCCCTATGCTCGCCCAGTATCGCCGGATCAAGGCCCGCTTCCCCGATGCCATTGTGATGTTCCGGCTGGGCGATTTCTACGAGATGTTTGAGGAGGACGCAAAGATCGCCGCCCGGGAGCTGGAACTGGCCCTGACCTCCCGCTCGTTCTCGAAGGATGTGCGCCTCCCCATGGCCGGGGTGCCGGCGAACCATGTCACCTCTTACATCGGCAAGCTCATCGCCAAAGGCTACAAGGTCGCCGTCGTCGAACAGCTGGAGGATCCCAAAAAAGTCCGGCGGCTGGTGAAGCGGGACGTGGTGCGGGTGATCACCCCCGGCACGGTGGTGGAGGAGGCGCTGCTCCGGGATCGGCTGGAGAACTACCTGGCCGCCATCGCCCCATCCCCGGACGGTCGGGCCTTTGGCCTGGCGGCCATGGATCTCTCCACGGGTGAGTTCTTCACCACCCAACTGGAAGGCCCGGAGGCGGAATCCCTTCTGCTGGAGGAGCTGGCCCGCCTGAACCCGGCCGAGCTCGTGCTCCCGGAATCCCGGGCTCGCGATGAGGCGTGGGTGTCCCGCCTGAAAGGAGAACGCACGGTCCGCATCTCCCCGATCCCCGATGCCGCCTTTGATCCGGACGAGGCGCGCCGATCTCTGCTGGAGCACTTCCGGGTTCCCTCCCTCCAGCCCTATGGATGCGAGGGATGGCCCTGGGCGATCGCTGCGGCCGGCGCGGCCCTCCACTACGTGAAAACCTCCCAGATCTCCGATCTCCGCCATCTGCGTCATCTCAGCACCTACCATCGCGATGCCTATATGGGGCTCGACCCCATCACCCGTCGCAACCTGGAGCTCACGGAGACCATCCGGGAACGCCGGATCGAGGGGAGCCTGTTCTCGGTGCTCAACCACACGGTGACCGCGATGGGGGCGCGCCTGCTGCGCCGCTGGCTCCTCCAGCCCCTTGTGGATATCGAGGCCATCCGGATGCGACTCGATGCGGTGGAGGAGCTGGTGCGCGACGGGTTGCTCCGGCAGGATCTGCGGCGACTGCTGGACGGGCTTTACGATGTGGAGCGGCTGGTGGGCCGCATCGGATTCGGCAACGCCAACGCCCGCGATCTGGTCGCCCTCAAGCGGACGCTGCAGCGCATCCCCCAGATCCGCAGCCGGCTGCTGTGGGTCCAGTCCGCCCGGCTCCAAGCCCTCCGGGACGAGCTGGATCCGTGCGTTGAGGTGGTTTCCTTGATCGACCGGGCCATTGTGGAGGATCCACCGATCCTGCTCCGGGAAGGGGGGCTGATCAAGCCGGGCTACCACGAGGAGCTCGACCGGCTGCGCCGGGCCGAGGAGGAGGGTCGTCGCTGGCTGGCGGAACTGGAGCAGCGAGAGCGGGCCCGCACCGGCATCGATACCCTGCGGGTCCGGTATAACGAGGTCTTCGGCTTCTTCATCGAGGTCCCCCGCTCCAAAGCGAACCAGGTGCCTCCGGATTATGAACGTCGAGCGACCATCACCCACGCGGAACGATTCGTCACGCCGGAGCTCAAGGCGCGGGAAACCGAGATCCTGGCCACCCAGGAGCGGATCGAGGATCTGGAATACGAGCTCTTCGTGGAGGTCCGGGGAAGGGTTGCCGAGCATATCGAGCGGCTCCAGGGGGTCGCCCGCCGGCTGGCGGAGCTGGACGTCTATCAGGCGCTGGCGGAGGCCGCCGCCCGCTACGGCTACACACGGCCCATGGTGGAGGACAGCGATCGGATCGAGATCCGGGAGGGCCGTCATCCCATGGTGGAACGCTATCTCCCCCCCGGCGAGCCCTTCGTCCCCAATGATGCGGAGCTCAACCCTTCGCGCCGGCTGATCATTCTGACGGGCCCCAATCTGAGCGGCAAGTCGGTCTACATCCGCCAGGTCGCCCTGATCGCCCTGATGGCCCAGATGGGCTCCTTCGTGCCGGCCCGGTCCGCCCGCATCGGCGTGGTGGACCGGCTGTTCGCCCGCGTGGGGGCCAGCGATGACATCACCGCAGGGATCTCCACGTTCATGGCGGAGATGCTGGAGACGGCCTACATCCTTCATCACGCGACGCCGCGTTCCCTGGTGATCCTGGATGAGGTGGGACGGGGGACCAGCACCTACGATGGGATGAGCCTGGCCTGGGCGGTGGCCGAAGCGTTGCACGATGAGATTCGGGCTCGCACCCTCTTCGCCACCCACTATCTGGAGCTCACTCGCCTGGTGGACCATCTGGAAGGAGCCGTCAATATGACGATGGCGGTGAAGGAAGTGGGGGATCAGGTGGTGTTCCTGCGACGGGTGGTGCCGGGGGCGGCCGATAAATCCTATGGGATCCACGTCGCGCAGCTGGCCGGCCTGCCCGAACGGGTGATCCGGCGGGCCCGCCAGGTGCTGGAGGAGCTGGAGGGGAAGCGAGGGGAACGCGATCTGCCCGCGCTCCATCGGGAGCGCCCCCCGGCCCGCCCGGAGGAGTTCGAGGAGGTCCGGCATCTCCTGCAGGAGCTCCTCGGGCTGGATCTCGTGAACATGACCCCGCTGCAGGCCCTGCTGACCCTGAATGACCTCCAGGGACGATTGCGCCAGCTCGTGCGGAACAGCTGA